The following are encoded in a window of Phaseolus vulgaris cultivar G19833 chromosome 3, P. vulgaris v2.0, whole genome shotgun sequence genomic DNA:
- the LOC137839146 gene encoding probable transcription repressor OFP9, translated as MKASKQQKQNQVQQRGCKALCCSCRFSVSSSEEAESSASDRFPSVSSLAHAMVQERLDQIIRERMEASHAERRRQQSREGTKFVVMVAMEKSSYDPRVDFRESMMEMITANRLQDAKDLRSLLNYYISMNATEYHSLILELFHEADFATSAIEFLHSVGHTA; from the exons ATGAAAGCTTCAAAGCAGCAGAAGCAGAATCAGGTCCAACAAAGAGGATGCAAGGCCTTGTGTTGCAGCTGCAGGTTCAGTGTTTCTTCTTCTGAAGAAGCAGAAAGCTCAGCCTCCGATAGGTTCCCTTCTGTTTCAAGCCTTGCACATGCCATGGTGCAAGAGAGACTTGACCAAATTATTAGAGAAAGGATGGAAGCTAGTCATGCAGAGAGAAGAAGACAGCAGAGCAGAGAAGGGACCAAGTTTGTTGTAATGGTAGCAATGGAGAAGAGCTCTTATGATCCAAGAGTAGATTTTAGAGAGTCCATGATGGAGATGATAACTGCCAACCGCCTTCAAGACGCCAAAGATCTTCGTAGTCTATTGAACTATTATATCTCCATGAACGCTACTGAGTACCACAGTCTTATACTTGAGCTTTTTCATGAG GCAGATTTTGCTACTTCTGCGATAGAATTTTTGCATAGTGTTGGTCATACAGCTTGA